The proteins below come from a single Cricetulus griseus strain 17A/GY chromosome 6, alternate assembly CriGri-PICRH-1.0, whole genome shotgun sequence genomic window:
- the LOC100752029 gene encoding olfactory receptor 5W2 has protein sequence MDKGNCSSLPEFVLLGITNNRDMKVVVFTVFLTVYLVILLTNIGMIILIRTDLQLQTPMYCFLSHLSFSDLCYSSAVGPKMLMDIFTKDKTIPFVGCALQFFFVCIFIDVECVLLAVMAFDRYKAISNPLMYAVEMSSRVCYQFLVGVYLVGMTDALIHTTLTFRLCFCRSNEIDHFFCDIPPILLLSCSDTQVNELVIFTIFGFIELSTISGVLVSYCYIILSVLKIGSAEGRVKAFSTCTSHLTAVAIFQGTLLFTYFQPSSSYSLDQDKLTSLFYTLVIPMLNPLIYSLRNKDVKKALQKLRNKRWLK, from the coding sequence atgGACAAGGGGAACTGCTCTTCGTTACCTGAATTCGTCCTCTTGGGAATTACCAATAACAGAGACATGAAAGTAGTAGTATTCACTGTGTTCCTAACTGTTTACCTTGTTATTCTCCTGACTAATATTGGAATGATCATTTTGATCAGAACGGATCTCCAGCTCCAAACACCAATGTACTGTTTCCTCAGCCACCTAtctttctctgacctctgctATTCCTCTGCAGTTGGCCCTAAGATGTTGATGGACATTTTTACCAAGGACAAAACCATTCCTTTTGTTGGCTGCGCCttgcaattcttttttgtttgtatctttATAGATGTTGAGTGTGTATTGCTGGCAGTGATGGCCTTTGATCGTTACAAGGCCATCAGCAATCCCCTGATGTATGCTGTAGAGATGTCCAGTAGAGTTTGTTACCAATTCCTGGTTGGAGTTTACCTAGTAGGAATGACAGATGCTTTGATACACACAACATTAACATTCCGTTTATGTTTCTGTAGGTCAAATGAGATCGATCATTTCTTCTGTGATATTCCTCCTATTCTATTACTGTCTTGCTCAGATACTCAGGTCAATGAGTTAGTGATATTCACCATATTTGGATTTATTGAGCTGAGCACCATCTCAGGAGTCCTTGTCTCCTACTGTTATATCATCTTATCAGTCCTGAAGATCGGTTCTGCTGAGGGGAGGGTCAAAGCTTTCTCCACCTGCACCTCTCACTTGACTGCAGTTGCGATTTTTCAAGGAACACTGCTCTTTACGTATTTCCAGCCAAGCTCTTCTTATTCTTTAGATCAAGACAAATTGACTTCTCTGTTTTACACACTGGTTATTCCCATGCTGAACCCTCTTATTTACAGTCTGAGAAACAAAGATGTGAAAAAGGCTTTGCAAAAACTGAGAAACAAAAGGTGGTTAAAATAA
- the LOC100752325 gene encoding olfactory receptor 5W2-like has protein sequence MEKGNCSSLPEFLLLGITNNPEVKVLLFTMFLIVYLTNLLTNLGMIILIKMDPQLHTPMYFFLSQLSFSDLCYSTAIGPKMLVDLLSKNTSIPFLGCAAQFFTFCIFIDAECVLLAVMAFDRYKAISNPLLYSVDMSSSVCFQLLTGVYAVALADALVHTTLTFHLCFCGSNKINHFFCDIPPVLVLSCSDTQVNVLVIFTVFGFIELSTISGVLVSYCYIISSVLKISSTSGRLKAFSTCTSHLTAVAIFQGTMLFMYFRPSSSYSLDQDKVTSLFYTLVIPMLNPLIYSLRNKDVKEALQRVKSKMCLK, from the coding sequence ATGGAAAAGGGGAACTGCTCCTCATTGCCAGAATTCCTCCTCTTGGGAATTACCAATAACCCTGAGGTGAAAGTGCTTCTATTCACCATGTTTCTAATTGTTTACCTCACTAATCTGCTGACAAATCTAGGAATGATCATTTTAATCAAAATGGACCCCCAGCTTCACACAccaatgtacttcttcctcagccaactctctttctctgacctctgctATTCCACTGCTATTGGGCCCAAGATGCTGGTAGACCTCCTGTCCAAGAATACGTCTATTCCCTTTCTTGGCTGTGCTGCACAGTTCTTCACTTTCTGTATATTTATAGATGCTGAGTGTGTGCTCCTGGCAGTGATGGCCTTTGATAGATACAAGGCCATCAGCAACCCTCTGCTGTATTCAGTAGACATGTCCAGCAGTGTGTGTTTCCAATTATTGACTGGTGTTTATGCTGTGGCATTAGCAGATGCTTTAGTACATACAACATTGACATTCCACTTATGTTTCTGTGGGTCAAACAAGATTAATCATTTCTTCTGTGACATTCCTCCAGTGTTGGTACTGTCTTGTTCAGATACACAGGTCAATGTGTTAGTTATATTCACCgtttttggttttattgaatTGAGCACCATTTCAGGAGTCCTTGTCTCCTATTGTTACATCATTTCATCAGTCTTGAAGATCAGCTCTACTTCTGGGAGGTTAAAAGCTTTCTCCACCTGCACCTCACACTTGACTGCAGTTGCAATTTTCCAAGGAACTATGCTCTTCATGTATTTCCGGCCAAGTTCTTCCTACTCCCTAGATCAAGATAAAGTGACCTCTCTTTTctatacacttgtaatcccaatgctgaACCCTCTTATTTATAGTTTAAGGAACAAAGATGTGAAAGAGGCACTCCAAAGAGTGAAAagtaaaatgtgtttaaaataa